The genomic DNA CGTCGCCGTCGTGTCCATCCGGTTCGGCTGGCTGCCGGCCAACGGCTGGGTGCCGCCCGGCGTCGATTTCGGGGCCTTCCTCTCCCGGCTCATCCTCCCGGTCATCGCCCTGACGCTGGTGCAGGCCTCGATCCTGACCCGCTACGTGCGCTCCTCGGTGCTGGAGGTCCTGGGCGCGGACTACCTGCGCACCGCCCGCGCGATCGGCCAGTCCCGTTCCCGGGCGCTGCGCCGCCACGGCCTGCGCAACGCGGCGCTTCCGGTGCTCACGGTCATCGGCGTGCAGCTGAGCAGTCTCATCGTCGGCGCGGTCGTCATCGAGCAGGTCTTCGTCCTGCCCGGCCTGGGCTCCATGCTTCTCGACGCCGTCGCCAACCGCGACCTGACCACCGTCCAGACCATCGTCATGCTGCTGGTGGTGTTCACCCTGGCCGTGACGATGGTCGTCGACCTGCTCTACCGCCTCATCGACCCGCGCCTGCGCGGGAGGGCGACCGCATGAGCCGGCTGAAGCGTCTCCCCCTGACCGGCTGGCTCGGGCTGGCCATCGTGGCCCTGGTCGTGCTCACCGCGGCGCTGTCGTTGGCGTGGACCCCCTACGACCCGGTCCACGCCGTCCCCGAGCAGCGTCTCCTCGGCTCCTCCGCCGGGCACCCGATGGGCACCGACCGCTACGGGCGCGACGTCCTCTCCCGCATCATGGCGGGCGCGCGGATCACGCTGGCCGTCGGGGTGGTCGCGGTGGGCATCTCCGCGCTCGCCGGCACCGTCCTCGGCGTCTGGGCGGGCATGGCCCGCGGCTGGCCGGAGACGCTGATCATGCGCGGCGCCGACATCCTGCTGGCTTTCCCGGCCCTGCTGCTGGCCATCGTCGCCGGCGCCGCCTTCGGGGCCTCGACGACCACGGCGATGATCGCCATCGGCGTCGCCGGCGTCCCCGGTTTCGCCCGCGTCGCCCGCGCAGGCACGCTGCAGGTGATGACCCAGGACTACATCTCCGCCGCCCGGGTCTCGAACGTCCCGGGAGTGCTCATCGCCTGGCGCCACGTGCTGCCGAACATCATGGGCCTGCTCATCGTCCAGTCCACGGTGGCCTTCGCCCTGGCTGTCCTCGCCGAGGCCGCCCTGTCCTTCCTCGGCCTGGGCACCGCCCCGCCGGACCCCTCCTGGGGACGGATGCTGCAGTCGGCGCAGGCCTCCCTGGGCACCGCGCCCCAGCTCGCGTTCTGGCCGGGCCTGGCCATCGCGGCCACGGTACTCGGCTTCAACCTGCTCGGCGACGGCCTGCGCGACGTCCTCGATCCCCGCCACTCCAGGAGGTCCCGTGCCTGAGCTGCTGCGCGTCTCCGGGCTGTCCGTCGCGGGCCTGCTCCACGACGTCTCCTTCACCGTCGCCCGCGGGCAACGCCTGGGCATCATCGGCGAGTCCGGTTCCGGCAAGTCCCTCACCGCGCTGGCCGTCATGGGCCTCGTGCCCGACGACCTCATTCCCCGCCTCGGCGGCTCCGTGCTCGTCGACGGCACCGAGGTCATCGGCCTGCCCGACCGCCGCATGCGCCGGCTGCGCGGCACCGACGTCGCGATGGTCTTCCAGGAGCCCATGAACGCCCTGGACCCGATGATGACGGTCGGGCGCCAGGTGCTGGAGGCCACCCGCGGCGACGACACGCTTCGCGACGCCCTCTTCACCGAGGTCGGCCTCGACGGCAGGCAGGACCGCTACCCGCACGAGCTCTCCGGGGGCCAGCGCCAGCGCGTGCTCATCGCCATGGCCATCGCCGGCGACCCGGACGTGCTCATCTGCGACGAGCCGACCACCGCCCTCGACGTCACCGTCCAGGCCCAGATCCTCACCCTCATCGACCGCCTCGTCACCGAGCGCGACATGGCGCTGGTGTTCATCACCCACGACCTCGGCGTCATCGCCCGGATGTGCACCGACGTGCTCGTGCTGCGCGACGGCGCCGTCGTCGACCGCGGCCCCGCCGGATCGTTGCTGCGCGACCCCGGCCACGAGTACACCCGCGCGCTCATCGACGCCGCCAGACCCGGCCCGCCGGCGCCGCCCCGCCAGCACGGCCGGGTGCTCATCGACGTCGATCACGTCTCCACCGAGCACATCCTCGACGACGTCTCCCTGCAGGTCCGCCGCGGCGAGCGTCTCGGCGTCGTCGGCGGCTCCGGCTCGGGCAAGACCACCCTGCTGCGCCTCATCGCCGGCCTGGCCTCACCGACCGCGGGCACGGTTGACGTCGACGGCCGGGTCCAGGTCGTCTTCCAGGATCCCCAGTCCTCCCTCAACCCCCGCCTGACCGTGCGGAAATCCGTCGCCGAGGGCGGCCCCCGGGTGAGCGAGTCGCTGGCCGAGGTCGGCCTGCCCGCCGACGCCGGCGAACGCTACCCCCACCAGTTCTCCGGCGGCCAGCGCCAGCGCATCTCCATCGCCCGCGCCATCGCCGGCCGACCCGACATCCTGCTCGCCGACGAACCCGTCTCCGCCCTCGACGTCTCCGTGCGCGCCCAGGTCCTGGCCGTGCTCGACGAGCTGGTCACCGAGCACGGCCTGACGCTGGTCTTCGTCTCCCACGACCTGTCCGTGGTCCGCTCGGTCTGCGACACCGTCGCGGTGGTCCACGAGGGCCGGATCGTCGAGCACGGCCCCACCGAATCCGTCTGGGCCCATCCCCGGCACGAGTACACGCGCACGCTGCTGGAGGCGATCCCGACGATGGGCCGGTGACCGGCGTGAGGGGAGCGTGTAATTGCACGCTCCTGACACCCCTGCTTCCCGTGTAATTGCACAGTCCGACCCCCGGGCCGACGCGCCTTATTACACGACCACTACCCCAGCCGGAAGGACTCCAGGACCTCGTAGCGCGATCCGCCCCCGCGGCCCTCGCCGAGGTGCGACTCCATCAGGTGCAGTTCGTCGACCCGGAACTCCGGTCCGGCGTACACGGACAGCGCGTGGGCGACCTCGCGCAGGGCCCATTCGGAGCGCGGAATGGCCCTGGCGACGGTGAGGTGGGCGCGCTGACGGTGGCGCTCCTCCGGGTCGAGAAGGCAGTCGGCCATCAACTCCCGCAGACCGCGGACCTCGCCGCCGACGCCGATCCACAGGGTCCGGGAGTTGAAGGCGCCGGCGCCACGCAGGTGCAGCCGCAACGGGGCGGACAAGGCCGCCGCCCGGGCCAGGAAGTCGCCGAGGTCGCTGACGTCGTTGGGCTGCTCCCCGTAGAAGGCCAGGGTCAGGTGCCAGGCGTCGGGGTCGGTCCAGCGCAGCTCCCGGCCGAACTCCTGGCGCACCGGGCGCAGGGCGGCGGCCAGATGCTCGATGACGTCCTGGGGCGGGGTGATCGCCGCGAACACGCGTTTCATCGGCGCGGGCGGACCTCGAAGGACTGGTCCGCGGTGTGGAAGACCAGGAGCACCTCATCGCCGGGCGAGCACTCCCTGAGGAAGCGGTCGATGGGGCCGGTGACGGCGCGGTCCTCGCGCAGGGCCAGCAAGTGGGCGGATTTGGCTGAGGACAGGGGCACCTGGGACTGGCGCGGAACGGCGAACTGCGCGGCCAGGGCGCGGGGGACGGTGACCTCGCCGCCGTCGAGAAGCTCCCGCGTGACAGTGACGGGCACACCCCAGGAGCCGGAGCCGAGGTCGATGAGTCCGGACTCCCGGGCGGGGAACCAGCTGAAGTCGGGCTCGGGGACGCGCACGACGCGGAGCCGGTCGCCGTCGCGGTGGATCCGGAAGTCCCCGTCCTCGGCGACGGTGCGCACTCCCGTCGAGGGGAAGGGGGCGGCGTCCATCAGCTGGAAAAAATCGTCGCGGCCGGCGTCGATCTCGGCCGCGATCCAGGTGGGGATGTCAGGGTGGGTGTTTCCGGTCATGGGGCCAGCGTAGGTCAGCTGGAGTAGTAACGCACGAGCAGTGACGTGTCTGCGAGGTGTTCTTCGACCCGCTCGAAGACACTGGTCAGACGGATGAACTCGTCGTCTTCCTCCGCGGAGAGAGCGATGTTCTCGCGAAAATCAGGCGCCTGCATGCCCGCTACGATACTCCACCTGTCAACCTGTGGGGAACCCGGATAGCCCAGGTGTGCGAATCCGTGCGTCCGGGCCTGTGATCTGCGCCAAGTCCGACTGTGCAGGAGGCGTAGGATATGGCGCATGACAAGCATCAGGAAAGTCGGGAATCTGTCCTACCACCCCAGCGGCGCCCACGTGACGTCCCTGGAGACCGAGTGGGGTGACCTCTTCTACCTCTCCTCGGCCTCGGCCTTCGGCGCGCTGGAGGCCATCCGTGGCGGCGTCCCGATCATCGCGCCGTGGTTCGCCACCTTCCTCGGCGACCTCCAGCACGGCTGGGCCCGCCGCTCCCCGTGGACCATCGAGGAGACCGCCGACGGCTTCCACGGCGAGCTGGTCAACGAGGGCCTGTCGCTGGGCGTCGACGTCATCGCGCGCGCCGACGGCCTGAACATCCGGCTGAGCATCGAGAACACCACGGCGGAATCGCGCAGAGTCCAGCTGGGGTTCCACCCCTACTTCCGGGTCAGCGACGTCGAGGAGATCGCCGTCCGCGGCCTCGAGGGCGTCGACCTGCTCGACCGGGTCAGCGGCGACACCTTCCCCGCCGAGGGCGACCTCACCTTCGACGGGCTGGTCGACGTCATCGCCCTGGGCACCCCGGAGGTGCGGATCGTCGACAAGCACCGCGTGATCACCGTGCGCTCCCACGGTGCGGACTCCACGGTCGTGTGGAACCCGGGCGAGAAGAAAGCCGACTCCATGGGCGACATCGGCGTTCACGAGTGGAACGACTTCGTCTGCGTGGAGCCGGCTCTGCTGGGCGCGGGGCAGGAGGGCGTGCAGTTAACCCCGGGCGAGATCAACATCCTGGAGATGGACGTCACCGTCGAGGCCGCGGGCTAGCCTCCTAGATGTTCTGGCCGTCCTTGGTGACGGTGATCGTCCAGCCCGCCGCCGAGGTCTGCTGGAAGTCCTTGACGGTGTGGCCGGCGTCGGCCGCCCACTGCGGGATGGCCTCGGTGCCCTGGGTGCAGTCGAAGTCGATGACCATCTCATCGCCCGCCTCGAGGGTGCGGATGGCGTCCTTGGCCTCGACCGTCGGGAACGGGCAGACCATGCCCATCGCGTCGAGGTGGAAGCGGCCCGGGGCCAGCGGCGTGAGCTTCTCGGAGACGCTCGGCTTGGCCAGGGTGATGAGGCCGGTGGCGACGCCGAAGTTGGCGGCCGGGGTCGCCTGGGCGTCGAGGACGCGGTCCTCGGCGGAGACCGGGACGTCGTTGGTGATCGACTCCTCGGTGGAGTAGGTGCGGGTCGGGGTGGACGCCGCGGTGGTGGCCGGCTTGATCCACCAGCGGGCGCCGGCGCCGATGCCCAGCGCGATGAAGAGCATGGCGAACCAACCCTGGTAGGAGAACAGTGAGGTCTCGACCATGCCGTTGCCGACGGTGCAGCCGCCGGCCAGGGAGGCGCCCACGCCCATCATCAGGCCGCCGACAATGGAGCGGACGGTGGTGGTGGCGTCGGGGACGCGGATGCGGAATTCGCCGGAGGCTTTGGCGGCGATGAAGGAGCCGACTAGCAGGCCGAGGACCAGCAGGGTGCCCCAGTTGAAGCGGGCCGGGTCGGCGGTGACGCTGTAGGTCAGAACGTCGGCGGTCGGGGTGGTGATGCCCAGGCCGGAGTTACGGCCGGTGGCGGCGGACAGCGGCCAGGCGAGGACGCCGAGGAGGCCGATGACCGCGCCGGCGGTGTACATGTGCAGCGGCTTGCGGTACCACGGCTGATCCAGCGACACCTTCGGACGGGCGGCGTCCTTGGCCAGGAAGTGGCGGGCCGCCAGCGCGGTGCCCACGGAGATGGCGACGGCGAAGTACCACGGGGAGACGCCGAAGGTCTCCGGCAGGGTGGTCCAGCCGGTGTCCCAGGACTTCATGAAGGCGTTGAAGTCGGCGAGGACGCCGTACTTCATGGCGGCGGCGGAGACCGCGTACATCAGCAGCGCAAACCAGGAGCCGACCAGGCCCTCGCCGGAGCGGTACCAGGTGCCGGAGGCGCAGCCGCCGGCGAGGATGATGCCGAGGCCGAAGATGAGGCCGCCGACGGCGACGGCCGCCGGGGCGAAGGTGGAGTACTCCGGCGCGATGACGCCGGCGCTGGTCAGCGCGGCCAGGCCGACGGCGTGGACCGAAATGACGATGAACAGGGCGACGAGGTTGCGCCACTTGTTGTTGAGCCAGATGTCGCGGATCATGCCCGTGACGCAGAAGCGGCCACGCTGCATGACGACGCCGAGGGCGATGCCGACGGCCAGACCGGAAAGGATCATGGGAATCCCCGTTTCAATGTGGAGCGGAAGGAGGGCGTCCTTCGATGACTGGGACAGACTAGCAATTATGAACAATACTGTCTAGTAGCACTGACCCGAACGGTCTAGATCCGGCCGCCCGCCGGTGGGGCGTATAGTAATGATCATTCGTCGCCCCACCGATCACGGGCGGCTCTTTTTGTTGGTCGACCGTCGCTCGCAGAAAGGAGGGGCCTTGTCCACCCACGCCGCGGAACCCATGCCAAAACCCGCCGACCCCCGCGCGATGCTCTTCTCCCTCAACTCCTCGGCCCGCCGCTGGCCCGGCGCGCTGCGGGCCGCGCTGGCTATCTTCATCCCCGGCGCCGTCGCGCTCCTGCTCGGCTACCACTCGGAGATGTTCCTCATCGCCGCCGGCGGCTGCGCGGTCATCTACGGCGAGGGCCACCCCTACCGCGCCCGCTTCCGCGTCATGCTCGTGGCGGGCCTGCTCGTCGCGCTCGGCGCCACCGCCGGCGCGTTCGTCGGGTCCGTCGTCTGGGGTCAGATCGGCGCCGGGGGCAGCCACTGGTGGCTGCTGCTGACCGTGCTCTTCTGCTCCACCCTGGCCACCCTCGGCGGATTCCTCCAGAACGCGCTGCGCCTGCGCCCGCCGGGCTCCTTCTTCATCGTCATGGTCGCCGGCGGCTCCACCATGGTCGCCCGCATCGGCTTCAACCCGGTCGAGGTCGGCCTGTGGACCATGGTCGGCGTGGTCTCCGGCGTCATCCTCGGCATGCTGCCCGCGCTGGTGGATCCCTACGGCCCGCAGCGCACGGCGGTGATCACGCTGGACAAGGCCGTCGCCGACTTCGAGACCGCCGAGTCCCCCACCCTCGGCCAGCGGCTCAAGTGCCAGACCGCGCTCTTCGACGCCTGGACCGCACTCGGCGACGCACGGGTGATCAGCGGCGGGGAGATCATCCGCGAGGACCAGCGCCACCTCGTCGAGCGCACCCGCGAGGCGCAGATGCGCCTGGTCGTGCGCTCCGCGGAGCTGGGCATGACCGGCGCCGACACCGACCAGCTCAGCGAACTGCCGACCATGGTCGAGGCCCACCGCGCCTCCATCCCGCACACCCGCCCCTCGGCCAACTACCGCATCTACCGCTCCATGAACCGCCACTCCCACGCCATGGTCACCGCGGAGAAGATCCTCCTCGCCAGCCTGCTGGCCGGCACCACCGGCATCGCCATGGGCCTCTACCGCCCGGACTGGGCGATCGTCTCCGCGCTGCTCATGCTGCAGTGGGGCCCGGATCGCGTCCCCGGCCAGGTCCGGGGCCTGCACCGGCTCATCGGTTCGCTCCTCGGCGTCGGCCTCTTCGCCGTCTTCCACCTGCTGGAGTTCAGCGGCTGGACGCTGCTCGTCGCCCTGGCGATCTGCCAGTTCGGCGCGGAGGTCTTCGTGGTGAAGAACTACGCCGTCACCGTCATCTTCACCACGCCGCTGGCCCTGCTCCTGGGCAACGCCGTCACGGATCCGCTGGATCAGGTGGTCTACGCCCGCACCCTCGAGGTCACCCTCTCCATCCTCGCCGGTTCCCTGATTCTGTGGCTGTGGCGTCCCCGGGCCGCCAACCACGACCACCAACGGCTGGTCGCCCGCTCGAAGAAGGCGATGGGCACCCTCATCGGCGCGCTCGCCACCAAGACCCCGCAGGGCGCGCTGGAGGAACGCCGCGACCTGCAGTACGAGCTGCTCTCCGAACGTCGCGCCATCCAGTCCATCGCCCAGAACGACCGCCCGACCGCTTATCGACGCTGGGAGCACCACCAGCAGGTCCAGCGCGCCGGCTACGGGCTGCTCGACTTCTGCAACGCCAACGCCCACCGCGAGGTGTCCATCGCCGAGATCGCCGGCCTGGCCGAGAACGTCCGCGGCGTCTACCAGGCCGGAAGCACGCAGCACCCGAACTGACGGGGCCGTCGGTTCGGGTGCTGCGGGTCGGGCGTCGTTAAGCCTCCTCGGCGGCCTTGTGCAGCGCCTGCTCGAAGAGCTCGACCGGCTGCGCACCGGAGACGGCGAACTTGCCGTCGAAGATGAAGAAGGGCACGCCCTGGATGCCGAACTGGCGGGCCATGGAGATCTCCTGGGCGACCTCGGTGGAGAACTCGTCGGACTCGAGGATCTCGGCGACGCGCTCCGCGTCCAGGCCGACCTCGGCCGCGAACGCCTTGAGCTGCTCGTGGTTGGCGACGTTCTTGGCGTGGGTGAAGTAGCCGTTCTTGACCGTGGCGTCCCACTCCAGGCCCTTGCCCTGGTTGCGGGCGTAATGGGCGAGGCGGTGGGCGTCCCAGGTGTTGCCGACGATGGACTCGCGCCAGTTGAAGTCCAGGCCCACGGCGGCGGCCCGCTCGGCGAGCCCGTCGTTCATCTGGGTGACCTGCTCCTCCGGCATCCCCTTGGCGCGGGTGAAGTACTCCATGAACGTCTCGGTCGGCTCCTTCGGCGCGGTCGGGTCAAGCTGGAAGCTGCGCCAGGTGATCTCGACGTCGTCCCTGCCCTCGAATTTTTCCAGGGCAAGGTCGAGGTGGCGTTCACCGACGGTGCAGAACGGGCAGATGTAGTCGCTCCAGATATCGATCTTCATACTGCCAGTCAACCATCCGACGACTCCGGATATTCCGCCACTGGTGCTTATACTGATCAGCCACCAATTGATTTCTAGCCGGCTCCAGGTACGTCCAATGGGCCGGGCAAGGCGACCGATACTTCGTGTCCACCCCGCAAAACCCCCGTCCCGTCGACCCGCGGTACGCCGAGTGGGACGGTGCCACCGCACCCGCCCCCGGCTACCCGGACGACCTCCACCCCGGTCTCGTCCCGGGCATCGGCGTCGACCAGCAGCGCAACCGCTTCGCCGTCGACAAGACGCTGTTCACGGTCACCGCCGTCTTCATCGTCGCGTTCATCGCCTGGGGCCTGATCAGCCCGGCCGGCGTCTCCGCCGTCTCCGCCGCCGCTTTCGCCTGGGCGATGGAGAACCTCGGCTGGCTGCTCAACATCGTCATGATCCTCAGCTTCGGCGTCATGGTCTACCTCGCGTTCAGCCGCTTCGGGCGCATCAAGCTCGGCCGCGACGACGAGGAACCGGAGTTCTCCCGCTTCTCCTGGGTGGCGATGATGTTCGCCGCCGGCATCGGCGTGGGCATCTTCTTCTTCGGCCCCTCCGAACCGCTGACGTACTTCCTCTCCCCGCCCCCGGAAACCGTGGCCCCCGGCACCCCGGCGGCGCTGCACCAGGCGATGGCGCAGTCACACTTCCACTGGGGCCTGCCCGCCTGGTCCCTCTACGCGCTCGTCGGCGGGGCGATGGCCTACTCCGTCTACCGCCGCGGCCGCGTCCTGCTGATCTCCTCGATCTTCGCACCCTGGCTGGGCACCAAGGCCACCGACACCTGGGTCGGGCGCCTGATCGACATGCTCGCCATCTTCGCCACCCTCTTCGGCACCGCCGCCACCCTCGGGCTCGCGGCCACCCAGATCAGCGAGGGCGTCCAGCTGGTCGGCGGGCTCGACGGGGTCGGCAACACCATGCTCATCGTCATCATGGCCGTGCTCTCCCTCGGGTTCATCGTCTCGGCGGTCTCCGGCGTGTCCAAGGGCATCCGCGTCCTGTCGAACCTCAACATGAGCCTGACCGGCCTGGCCATCTTCTTCGTGTTCCTCTTCGGCCCGACCCTCTTCCTGCTCAACCTGCTGCCCTCCGGCGTCCTCGTCTACTTCCACGAGTTCCTCCCGATGCTGTCGAAGTCCCTGTCCTGGGGTTCCGAGTCCATCGCCTTCCAGTCCGCCTGGACCGCCTTCTACTGGGCGTGGTGGGTGTCCTGGGCGCCGTTCGTCGGCATGTTCATCGCCCGCATCTCTCGCGGCCGCACCCTGCGTGAATTCCTCCTGGTCTGCATGCTGGTGCCGACCTCGATCCTCATCCTCGCGTTCACCGTCTTCGGCGGCACCGCCATCACCTTCGCGATGGACGGCCGCCCCGGCTTCGACGGCGAATCCTCCTTCGAAGCCGTGCTCTTCGCCATGTTCGAGCAGCTGCCGCTGAACTCGGTCACCCCGGTGATCATCATCTTCATCCTGGCGGTCTTCTTCATCACCTCCGCCGACTCCGCCTCCACGGTCATGGGCACGATGTCCTCGCGCGGCAACCCCAACCCGAACAAGGCGGTCATCGTGTTCTGGGGTCTGTGCATGGTCGGCATCGCCGTCGTCATGCTGCTGGCCGGCGGTGAGGAAACGCTCTCCGCGCTGCAGGCGCTGACGATCCTCATCGCGATGCCGTTTGCGCTGGTGATGATCGCCATGATGATCGTCTTCCTGCGCGACCTCGCCACCGACCCGGCCGCCATCCGCCGCAGCTACGCCAAGACCGCCGTGGAGAACGCCGTCGTCCGCGGGCTCGAGGAGCACGGCGACGACTTCGAGCTGGCCGTCAAGTACGCCCCCGGCGAGCGCGGCGCCGGCGCCGACTTCGACTCCATGTCCGAGGAGGTCACCGAGTGGTACCGCCGAACCGACGAGGACGGCAACGAGGTCGCCTACGACTACGAGACCGACACCTGGGCGGACGGGTGGACCGAGGACACCGCCGGTGAACCGGGCCCGGACACAGATCCGGGCACAGAATCCGGGCGTGAGCGCTAGGAATCGGGCAATCGCCTGGCTGGTCGTATACTCTGCGTTCGATCACATGCAGTCGATCCGGCCACAGGTACGTCCGCGTAGGGGCCGGGCAAGGCGATGATGCCTCACATGTCCACACCAGAAGAACCAGATTCGCACCGTCTCGCCCGGGAACGGGCCGCCGCCGCGCAGGCCAGAGCCAAGGAAATGCAGGAAGGCTGGGACGGCGCCACGAAGAAGGTCCCCGAGTACCCGGACGACCTCCACCCCGGCCTCGTGCCCGGAATCAGCGTCGACGAGCAGCGCAACAAGTTCTCCGTCGACAAGCTCCTGTTCACCGTGACCGCGGCGGTCATCGTCGCGTTCATCGCCTGGGGCGTCCTCAGCCCCGCCAGCGTCTCCGCCGCCGCGGACAGCGCCTTCGCCTGGGCGATGGAAAACCTGGGCTGGCTGCTCAACATCGTCATGATCGTGGGCTTCGGCGTGATGGGCTACCTCGCGCTGTCCCGCTTCGGCAACATCCGCCTGGGCCGCGACGACGAGGAACCCGAGTTCTCCCGCTTTTCGTGGGTGGCGATGATGTTCGCCGCCGGCATCGGCGTGGGCCTGTTCTTCTTCGGCCCGTCGGAGCCGCTGGCGTACTTCCTCGATCCGCCGCCGAACACCGTGGCGCCGGGCACAGCCGAAGCCCTGCACATGGCGATGGCCCAGTCCCACTTCCACTGGACGTTGCCGGCGTGGGCCGTGTACTCGCTGGTCGGTGCCGCGATGGCCTACTCCATGTTCCGCCGGGGCCGGGTTTCGCTGATCTCCTCGATCTTCGCCCCCCTGTTCGGCACCGAGGTCAACGACAGCTGGATCGGCCGCCTCATCGACATGCTCGCGATCTTCGCGACGCTCTTCGGCACCGCCGCCGCCCTCGGCCTGGCCGCCACCCAGATCGGCTCGGGCGTCCAGCTGGTCGCAGGCCTCGACGAGGTCGGCAACACCCTGCTGATCTCCATCATCGCGGTGCTGACCGTCGGGTTCATCATCTCGGCGATCTCGGGAGTCTCCAAGGGCATCCGTCTGCTGTCGAACCTCAACATGATCCTGACGATGCTGGCCATCCTCTTCGTTTTCGTCGTCGGGCCGACGCTCTTCCTCGTCAACCTTGTCCCCTCCGGACTGATGGCCTACTTCGACGGCTTCTTCGCGATGCTGGGCCGCTCCCTGACCTGGGGCGAGGAGACCCTGGAATTCCAGTCCCTGTGGACCGCCTTCTACTGGGCGTGGTGGCTGTCCTGGTCGCCTTTCGTCGGCATGTTCATCGCCCGCATCTCCCGCGGTCGCACGCTGCGCGAATTCGGCCTGGTGTGCATGCTCGTCCCCTCCGCCATCCTCATCTTCGCCTTCACCGTCTTCGGCGGCACCACGATCAGCCTCTCCCGCGCCGGGGTCCCCGGCTTCGACGGCTCCGCCACCGGCGGCGAGGTGCTCTTCGGCATGTACGACGCTCTGCCGCTGAACCAGATCACCCCGGTCATCATGGTGCTCATCCTGGCGGTCTTCTTCATCACCTCCGCAGACTCCGCCTCCACGGTCATGGGCACCCTGTCCTCCCGCGGCAACCCCCTGCCGCACAACGCGGTCGTGTCCTTCTGGGGCCTGTGCATGGTCGGCATCGCCATCGTCATGCTGCTGGCCGGCGGTGAGGAATCACTCGACGCGCTGCAGTCCCTGACCATTCTCATCGCCATCCCCTTCAGCGTCGTGGTGCTCGGCATC from Corynebacterium guangdongense includes the following:
- a CDS encoding ABC transporter permease; translation: MRILLRLSARFLLSLLAASVLIFLLLRIVPGDPARIALGVTATDAAVAELSARLGTDRPLPVQYLDWLGGLLTGDFGLSLSSRQDITPLVLDRAQVSLILTGSAMVLSLLIAVPLGVWSARRARHPDGQVISALSQIGIAVPSFLAGVLLVAVVSIRFGWLPANGWVPPGVDFGAFLSRLILPVIALTLVQASILTRYVRSSVLEVLGADYLRTARAIGQSRSRALRRHGLRNAALPVLTVIGVQLSSLIVGAVVIEQVFVLPGLGSMLLDAVANRDLTTVQTIVMLLVVFTLAVTMVVDLLYRLIDPRLRGRATA
- a CDS encoding ABC transporter permease, which encodes MSRLKRLPLTGWLGLAIVALVVLTAALSLAWTPYDPVHAVPEQRLLGSSAGHPMGTDRYGRDVLSRIMAGARITLAVGVVAVGISALAGTVLGVWAGMARGWPETLIMRGADILLAFPALLLAIVAGAAFGASTTTAMIAIGVAGVPGFARVARAGTLQVMTQDYISAARVSNVPGVLIAWRHVLPNIMGLLIVQSTVAFALAVLAEAALSFLGLGTAPPDPSWGRMLQSAQASLGTAPQLAFWPGLAIAATVLGFNLLGDGLRDVLDPRHSRRSRA
- a CDS encoding ATP-binding cassette domain-containing protein: MLRVSGLSVAGLLHDVSFTVARGQRLGIIGESGSGKSLTALAVMGLVPDDLIPRLGGSVLVDGTEVIGLPDRRMRRLRGTDVAMVFQEPMNALDPMMTVGRQVLEATRGDDTLRDALFTEVGLDGRQDRYPHELSGGQRQRVLIAMAIAGDPDVLICDEPTTALDVTVQAQILTLIDRLVTERDMALVFITHDLGVIARMCTDVLVLRDGAVVDRGPAGSLLRDPGHEYTRALIDAARPGPPAPPRQHGRVLIDVDHVSTEHILDDVSLQVRRGERLGVVGGSGSGKTTLLRLIAGLASPTAGTVDVDGRVQVVFQDPQSSLNPRLTVRKSVAEGGPRVSESLAEVGLPADAGERYPHQFSGGQRQRISIARAIAGRPDILLADEPVSALDVSVRAQVLAVLDELVTEHGLTLVFVSHDLSVVRSVCDTVAVVHEGRIVEHGPTESVWAHPRHEYTRTLLEAIPTMGR
- the thpR gene encoding RNA 2',3'-cyclic phosphodiesterase — encoded protein: MKRVFAAITPPQDVIEHLAAALRPVRQEFGRELRWTDPDAWHLTLAFYGEQPNDVSDLGDFLARAAALSAPLRLHLRGAGAFNSRTLWIGVGGEVRGLRELMADCLLDPEERHRQRAHLTVARAIPRSEWALREVAHALSVYAGPEFRVDELHLMESHLGEGRGGGSRYEVLESFRLG
- a CDS encoding D-hexose-6-phosphate mutarotase, with the protein product MTSIRKVGNLSYHPSGAHVTSLETEWGDLFYLSSASAFGALEAIRGGVPIIAPWFATFLGDLQHGWARRSPWTIEETADGFHGELVNEGLSLGVDVIARADGLNIRLSIENTTAESRRVQLGFHPYFRVSDVEEIAVRGLEGVDLLDRVSGDTFPAEGDLTFDGLVDVIALGTPEVRIVDKHRVITVRSHGADSTVVWNPGEKKADSMGDIGVHEWNDFVCVEPALLGAGQEGVQLTPGEINILEMDVTVEAAG
- a CDS encoding YeeE/YedE thiosulfate transporter family protein is translated as MILSGLAVGIALGVVMQRGRFCVTGMIRDIWLNNKWRNLVALFIVISVHAVGLAALTSAGVIAPEYSTFAPAAVAVGGLIFGLGIILAGGCASGTWYRSGEGLVGSWFALLMYAVSAAAMKYGVLADFNAFMKSWDTGWTTLPETFGVSPWYFAVAISVGTALAARHFLAKDAARPKVSLDQPWYRKPLHMYTAGAVIGLLGVLAWPLSAATGRNSGLGITTPTADVLTYSVTADPARFNWGTLLVLGLLVGSFIAAKASGEFRIRVPDATTTVRSIVGGLMMGVGASLAGGCTVGNGMVETSLFSYQGWFAMLFIALGIGAGARWWIKPATTAASTPTRTYSTEESITNDVPVSAEDRVLDAQATPAANFGVATGLITLAKPSVSEKLTPLAPGRFHLDAMGMVCPFPTVEAKDAIRTLEAGDEMVIDFDCTQGTEAIPQWAADAGHTVKDFQQTSAAGWTITVTKDGQNI
- a CDS encoding FUSC family protein translates to MSTHAAEPMPKPADPRAMLFSLNSSARRWPGALRAALAIFIPGAVALLLGYHSEMFLIAAGGCAVIYGEGHPYRARFRVMLVAGLLVALGATAGAFVGSVVWGQIGAGGSHWWLLLTVLFCSTLATLGGFLQNALRLRPPGSFFIVMVAGGSTMVARIGFNPVEVGLWTMVGVVSGVILGMLPALVDPYGPQRTAVITLDKAVADFETAESPTLGQRLKCQTALFDAWTALGDARVISGGEIIREDQRHLVERTREAQMRLVVRSAELGMTGADTDQLSELPTMVEAHRASIPHTRPSANYRIYRSMNRHSHAMVTAEKILLASLLAGTTGIAMGLYRPDWAIVSALLMLQWGPDRVPGQVRGLHRLIGSLLGVGLFAVFHLLEFSGWTLLVALAICQFGAEVFVVKNYAVTVIFTTPLALLLGNAVTDPLDQVVYARTLEVTLSILAGSLILWLWRPRAANHDHQRLVARSKKAMGTLIGALATKTPQGALEERRDLQYELLSERRAIQSIAQNDRPTAYRRWEHHQQVQRAGYGLLDFCNANAHREVSIAEIAGLAENVRGVYQAGSTQHPN
- a CDS encoding DsbA family oxidoreductase — encoded protein: MKIDIWSDYICPFCTVGERHLDLALEKFEGRDDVEITWRSFQLDPTAPKEPTETFMEYFTRAKGMPEEQVTQMNDGLAERAAAVGLDFNWRESIVGNTWDAHRLAHYARNQGKGLEWDATVKNGYFTHAKNVANHEQLKAFAAEVGLDAERVAEILESDEFSTEVAQEISMARQFGIQGVPFFIFDGKFAVSGAQPVELFEQALHKAAEEA